One Lycium barbarum isolate Lr01 chromosome 5, ASM1917538v2, whole genome shotgun sequence genomic window carries:
- the LOC132639990 gene encoding probable LRR receptor-like serine/threonine-protein kinase At5g63710 isoform X3 has protein sequence MAFPEYQKQGEGSAESSPLVNRENSMSTAFSFRHFHLNLLMLLLLCSNGLSANDHDVEGHALIELLRALNDSNNRIKDWNINLVSPCFSWFHVTCRNGNVISLSLASNGFSGTLSPSITKLKFLVSPDLQNNDLSGALPDYLSSMSNLQNLNLANNSFNGPIPPAWGQLNNLKHLVMRGNHLTGTMPNSLVNISGLKELDLSSNDLTGGIPLQLFSIPTYNFSGTHLSCGNGFQQPCIFGSSGPVSSRRPKLQVVIIGASCGAFFLLLVGAIVTYRCNYKHKLKHDQFFDVEGDVERNISLGQLRRFSWRDIQIATDNFSESNIIGQGGFGKVYKGYLSGSTIVAVKELIDYHNPGGAAAFLREVQLISDAVHRNLLRLIGFCITSSERILVYPFMQNLSVAYRLRDLKLGEKALDWPMRRRIAFGAAHGLEYLHEHCDPKIIHRDLKAANILLDDNFEPVLGDFGLAKLVDTKLTHITTQVRGTMGHIAPEYLSTGELSEKTDVFGYGITLLELVTGQRAIDFSRLEEEEDVLLLDHIKKLLREKRLDDIVDGNMKTYDSKVVETILQVALLCTQSSPEERPKMAEVITMLKGVGLAEKWAEWEQLEEVRNQQFSLMSQQFMWAEDSTHDQEAIQLSQAR, from the exons ATGGCTTTTCCAG agTATCAGAAACAAGGAGAAGGATCAGCTGAAAGCTCTCCTCTGGTTAATAGAGAAAATTCAATGTCCACAGCCTTTTCTTTCCGGCATTTTCACTTGAACTTGCTGATGCTCCTACTTTTATGCAGCAATGGTCTCTCCGCAAATGATCATGATGTTGAAG GTCATGCTTTAATAGAGTTGCTGAGGGCTTTGAATGATTCCAACAATAGAATCAAAGATTGGAACATTAATTTAGTGTCTCCCTGTTTCAGTTGGTTTCATGTTACATGCAGAAATGGAAATGTCATATCCCT GAGCCTAGCTTCTAATGGATTCTCAGGAACACTTTCACCGTCGATAACCAAATTGAAATTTTTGGTTAGCCC GGATTTACAAAATAATGATCTATCTGGTGCCTTACCTGATTACCTTAGCAGCATGTCAAATCTGCAAAACTTAAATCTTGCAAACAATAGTTTCAATGGACCTATTCCACCAGCTTGGGGTCAGCTCAACAATCTTAAGCATTT GGTCATGAGAGGAAATCACCTAACTGGAACTATGCCAAATTCACTTGTAAATATCTCAGGCTTAAAAGAACT GGACCTGTCCTCCAATGATCTGACTGGAGGTATCCCACTGCAGTTGTtttcaataccaacatacaa TTTTTCAGGAACTCATCTTTCTTGTGGCAATGGTTTTCAGCAACCCTGTATTTTTGGCTCCTCTGGCCCAG TTTCCAGCAGAAGACCAAAACTCCAGGTTGTTATTATTGGTGCAAGCTGCGGTGCATTCTTTCTTCTCTTAGTTGGCGCTATCGTCACATATAGATGCAATTATAAGCATAAACTCAAACATGATCAATTTTTTGATGTCGAAG GTGACGTTGAGCGAAACATTTCGTTAGGCCAACTAAGAAGGTTCTCATGGCGCGATATTCAGATTGCAACGGACAATTTCAGTGAAAGCAATATTATAGGACAAGGAGGTTTTGGTAAAGTGTACAAGGGCTATCTTTCGGGTAGCACGATAGTGGCAGTGAAAGAACTCATAGATTACCACAATCCTGGTGGAGCGGCTGCATTTCTGAGGGAAGTTCAGTTAATTAGTGATGCAGTACATCGGAATCTTCTACGTTTGATCGGGTTCTGTATAACCTCTTCCGAGAGAATTCTTGTTTATCCGTTTATGCAGAATCTTAGCGTTGCATATCGGTTAAGAG ATTTAAAACTCGGAGAGAAAGCTCTGGATTGGCCAATGAGGAGACGAATAGCATTTGGAGCAGCCCATGGTCTAGAGTACCTACACGAGCATTGCGACCCTAAGATCATTCATAGAGATTTAAAGGCAGCAAACATCCTCCTAGACGATAACTTTGAGCCCGTTCTTGGAGATTTCGGACTAGCAAAACTAGTTGATACGAAACTGACTCATATTACAACACAAGTTCGCGGGACAATGGGCCATATTGCCCCTGAATACTTGTCTACTGGAGAGTTATCTGAGAAGACGGATGTCTTCGGATATGGCATCACCCTTTTAGAACTTGTAACAGGGCAACGCGCGATTGATTTTTCGCGGCTTGAAGAAGAGGAGGATGTCTTACTACTGGATCAT ATCAAGAAACTACTGAGAGAGAAAAGGCTAGATGACATTGTGGATGGAAACATGAAAACTTATGATTCAAAAGTAGTTGAGACAATCCTTCAAGTTGCATTGCTTTGCACCCAAAGTTCACCCGAGGAACGTCCAAAAATGGCAGAAGTGATTACTATGCTGAAGGGTGTAGGTTTGGCTGAAAAATGGGCAGAGTGGGAGCAACTTGAAGAAGTAAGAAATCAACAATTTTCGCTCATGTCGCAACAGTTTATGTGGGCTGAAGACTCGACGCATGATCAAGAAGCTATACAATTGTCTCAAGCAAGATAG
- the LOC132639990 gene encoding probable LRR receptor-like serine/threonine-protein kinase At5g63710 isoform X1, translated as MAFPEYQKQGEGSAESSPLVNRENSMSTAFSFRHFHLNLLMLLLLCSNGLSANDHDVEGHALIELLRALNDSNNRIKDWNINLVSPCFSWFHVTCRNGNVISLSLASNGFSGTLSPSITKLKFLVSPDLSSNDLTGGIPLQLFSIPTYNFSGTHLSCGNGFQQPCIFGSSGPVSSRRPKLQVVIIGASCGAFFLLLVGAIVTYRCNYKHKLKHDQFFDVEGDVERNISLGQLRRFSWRDIQIATDNFSESNIIGQGGFGKVYKGYLSGSTIVAVKELIDYHNPGGAAAFLREVQLISDAVHRNLLRLIGFCITSSERILVYPFMQNLSVAYRLRDLKLGEKALDWPMRRRIAFGAAHGLEYLHEHCDPKIIHRDLKAANILLDDNFEPVLGDFGLAKLVDTKLTHITTQVRGTMGHIAPEYLSTGELSEKTDVFGYGITLLELVTGQRAIDFSRLEEEEDVLLLDHIKKLLREKRLDDIVDGNMKTYDSKVVETILQVALLCTQSSPEERPKMAEVITMLKGVGLAEKWAEWEQLEEVRNQQFSLMSQQFMWAEDSTHDQEAIQLSQAR; from the exons ATGGCTTTTCCAG agTATCAGAAACAAGGAGAAGGATCAGCTGAAAGCTCTCCTCTGGTTAATAGAGAAAATTCAATGTCCACAGCCTTTTCTTTCCGGCATTTTCACTTGAACTTGCTGATGCTCCTACTTTTATGCAGCAATGGTCTCTCCGCAAATGATCATGATGTTGAAG GTCATGCTTTAATAGAGTTGCTGAGGGCTTTGAATGATTCCAACAATAGAATCAAAGATTGGAACATTAATTTAGTGTCTCCCTGTTTCAGTTGGTTTCATGTTACATGCAGAAATGGAAATGTCATATCCCT GAGCCTAGCTTCTAATGGATTCTCAGGAACACTTTCACCGTCGATAACCAAATTGAAATTTTTGGTTAGCCC GGACCTGTCCTCCAATGATCTGACTGGAGGTATCCCACTGCAGTTGTtttcaataccaacatacaa TTTTTCAGGAACTCATCTTTCTTGTGGCAATGGTTTTCAGCAACCCTGTATTTTTGGCTCCTCTGGCCCAG TTTCCAGCAGAAGACCAAAACTCCAGGTTGTTATTATTGGTGCAAGCTGCGGTGCATTCTTTCTTCTCTTAGTTGGCGCTATCGTCACATATAGATGCAATTATAAGCATAAACTCAAACATGATCAATTTTTTGATGTCGAAG GTGACGTTGAGCGAAACATTTCGTTAGGCCAACTAAGAAGGTTCTCATGGCGCGATATTCAGATTGCAACGGACAATTTCAGTGAAAGCAATATTATAGGACAAGGAGGTTTTGGTAAAGTGTACAAGGGCTATCTTTCGGGTAGCACGATAGTGGCAGTGAAAGAACTCATAGATTACCACAATCCTGGTGGAGCGGCTGCATTTCTGAGGGAAGTTCAGTTAATTAGTGATGCAGTACATCGGAATCTTCTACGTTTGATCGGGTTCTGTATAACCTCTTCCGAGAGAATTCTTGTTTATCCGTTTATGCAGAATCTTAGCGTTGCATATCGGTTAAGAG ATTTAAAACTCGGAGAGAAAGCTCTGGATTGGCCAATGAGGAGACGAATAGCATTTGGAGCAGCCCATGGTCTAGAGTACCTACACGAGCATTGCGACCCTAAGATCATTCATAGAGATTTAAAGGCAGCAAACATCCTCCTAGACGATAACTTTGAGCCCGTTCTTGGAGATTTCGGACTAGCAAAACTAGTTGATACGAAACTGACTCATATTACAACACAAGTTCGCGGGACAATGGGCCATATTGCCCCTGAATACTTGTCTACTGGAGAGTTATCTGAGAAGACGGATGTCTTCGGATATGGCATCACCCTTTTAGAACTTGTAACAGGGCAACGCGCGATTGATTTTTCGCGGCTTGAAGAAGAGGAGGATGTCTTACTACTGGATCAT ATCAAGAAACTACTGAGAGAGAAAAGGCTAGATGACATTGTGGATGGAAACATGAAAACTTATGATTCAAAAGTAGTTGAGACAATCCTTCAAGTTGCATTGCTTTGCACCCAAAGTTCACCCGAGGAACGTCCAAAAATGGCAGAAGTGATTACTATGCTGAAGGGTGTAGGTTTGGCTGAAAAATGGGCAGAGTGGGAGCAACTTGAAGAAGTAAGAAATCAACAATTTTCGCTCATGTCGCAACAGTTTATGTGGGCTGAAGACTCGACGCATGATCAAGAAGCTATACAATTGTCTCAAGCAAGATAG
- the LOC132639990 gene encoding probable LRR receptor-like serine/threonine-protein kinase At5g63710 isoform X2 — MSTAFSFRHFHLNLLMLLLLCSNGLSANDHDVEGHALIELLRALNDSNNRIKDWNINLVSPCFSWFHVTCRNGNVISLSLASNGFSGTLSPSITKLKFLVSPDLSSNDLTGGIPLQLFSIPTYNFSGTHLSCGNGFQQPCIFGSSGPVSSRRPKLQVVIIGASCGAFFLLLVGAIVTYRCNYKHKLKHDQFFDVEGDVERNISLGQLRRFSWRDIQIATDNFSESNIIGQGGFGKVYKGYLSGSTIVAVKELIDYHNPGGAAAFLREVQLISDAVHRNLLRLIGFCITSSERILVYPFMQNLSVAYRLRDLKLGEKALDWPMRRRIAFGAAHGLEYLHEHCDPKIIHRDLKAANILLDDNFEPVLGDFGLAKLVDTKLTHITTQVRGTMGHIAPEYLSTGELSEKTDVFGYGITLLELVTGQRAIDFSRLEEEEDVLLLDHIKKLLREKRLDDIVDGNMKTYDSKVVETILQVALLCTQSSPEERPKMAEVITMLKGVGLAEKWAEWEQLEEVRNQQFSLMSQQFMWAEDSTHDQEAIQLSQAR; from the exons ATGTCCACAGCCTTTTCTTTCCGGCATTTTCACTTGAACTTGCTGATGCTCCTACTTTTATGCAGCAATGGTCTCTCCGCAAATGATCATGATGTTGAAG GTCATGCTTTAATAGAGTTGCTGAGGGCTTTGAATGATTCCAACAATAGAATCAAAGATTGGAACATTAATTTAGTGTCTCCCTGTTTCAGTTGGTTTCATGTTACATGCAGAAATGGAAATGTCATATCCCT GAGCCTAGCTTCTAATGGATTCTCAGGAACACTTTCACCGTCGATAACCAAATTGAAATTTTTGGTTAGCCC GGACCTGTCCTCCAATGATCTGACTGGAGGTATCCCACTGCAGTTGTtttcaataccaacatacaa TTTTTCAGGAACTCATCTTTCTTGTGGCAATGGTTTTCAGCAACCCTGTATTTTTGGCTCCTCTGGCCCAG TTTCCAGCAGAAGACCAAAACTCCAGGTTGTTATTATTGGTGCAAGCTGCGGTGCATTCTTTCTTCTCTTAGTTGGCGCTATCGTCACATATAGATGCAATTATAAGCATAAACTCAAACATGATCAATTTTTTGATGTCGAAG GTGACGTTGAGCGAAACATTTCGTTAGGCCAACTAAGAAGGTTCTCATGGCGCGATATTCAGATTGCAACGGACAATTTCAGTGAAAGCAATATTATAGGACAAGGAGGTTTTGGTAAAGTGTACAAGGGCTATCTTTCGGGTAGCACGATAGTGGCAGTGAAAGAACTCATAGATTACCACAATCCTGGTGGAGCGGCTGCATTTCTGAGGGAAGTTCAGTTAATTAGTGATGCAGTACATCGGAATCTTCTACGTTTGATCGGGTTCTGTATAACCTCTTCCGAGAGAATTCTTGTTTATCCGTTTATGCAGAATCTTAGCGTTGCATATCGGTTAAGAG ATTTAAAACTCGGAGAGAAAGCTCTGGATTGGCCAATGAGGAGACGAATAGCATTTGGAGCAGCCCATGGTCTAGAGTACCTACACGAGCATTGCGACCCTAAGATCATTCATAGAGATTTAAAGGCAGCAAACATCCTCCTAGACGATAACTTTGAGCCCGTTCTTGGAGATTTCGGACTAGCAAAACTAGTTGATACGAAACTGACTCATATTACAACACAAGTTCGCGGGACAATGGGCCATATTGCCCCTGAATACTTGTCTACTGGAGAGTTATCTGAGAAGACGGATGTCTTCGGATATGGCATCACCCTTTTAGAACTTGTAACAGGGCAACGCGCGATTGATTTTTCGCGGCTTGAAGAAGAGGAGGATGTCTTACTACTGGATCAT ATCAAGAAACTACTGAGAGAGAAAAGGCTAGATGACATTGTGGATGGAAACATGAAAACTTATGATTCAAAAGTAGTTGAGACAATCCTTCAAGTTGCATTGCTTTGCACCCAAAGTTCACCCGAGGAACGTCCAAAAATGGCAGAAGTGATTACTATGCTGAAGGGTGTAGGTTTGGCTGAAAAATGGGCAGAGTGGGAGCAACTTGAAGAAGTAAGAAATCAACAATTTTCGCTCATGTCGCAACAGTTTATGTGGGCTGAAGACTCGACGCATGATCAAGAAGCTATACAATTGTCTCAAGCAAGATAG